From the genome of Labedella gwakjiensis:
TACCGCGGCAAGCACAGACCTACCGCGGCAAGCACAGACCTACCGCGGCAAGCACAGACCTACCGCGGCAAGCACAGACCTACCGCGGCAAGCACGCAGGTATCGGGGCATGCGCTCACGCACCGACGCGTGCACGGAGGCACAGGAGGAACGCTGCGGTGCACGCGGACGAGTCAGAGCGGAACGGTCGCGAGGATGCCGAGGCCGTCAGGACGACGAGCCGCCGGAGGTGCCGCCGGCCTCAGAACTGGACGCGAGGCGGCTCGGCGATCGCAGCGCCGTCGGCGACCTCGAAGAAGTCGCGGCCGGTGAAGCCGAGCTGACGGGCGACGAGGTTGTTCGGGAAGACCTTGATCTTCGTGTTCAACTCGCGCACCCCGCCGTTGAAGAATCGGCGCGATGCCTGGATCTTGTCCTCGGTGTCGACGAGCTCGCTCTGCAGCTGGAGGTAGTTCTGGCTGGCCTGGAGCTGCGGGTAGGCCTCGGCCACGGCGAAGACCGACCGGAGAGCCTGCTGCATGTGGTTCTCGGCGGCCGAGGCCTCGACCGGCCCGCTGGCGGAGAGCGTCTCGGCACGCGCACGGGTGACGTTCTCGAAGACGCCGCGTTCGTGGGCGGCATACCCCTTCACGGTCTCGACGATGGAGGGGATGAGATCCGCGCGACGCTTGAGCTGAACCGTGATGTCGCTCCAGGCCTCATCGACTCGCACCCCGAGCGCCACGAGCGAGTTGTAGGTCACCCAGAAGTAGATGGCGATCACCGCGACGACCGCGACGATGATCAGGACAGGAATGAGCCATTCCATGCTCGGGCTCCCTCAGTAGTTCGTGTGTCCGGAATCTGTGTGCGCTGTGCGCCACGACCACGTCAGTCTACTGCGCCTTCCGGCGCGCCCTCAGGGAGCGCCGGCCCCGCACCGACGGGTATCCCGAGTCGACGCCGTGGCTCGCGGAGGAGCACGCGTTCATGGTCCGAGCACACGATCGAGGTAGGCGTTCGCGAACACCCGACGTGGATCGACCTCGTTCCGCAGGCCGACGAAGTCGTCGAAGTGCGGGTACAGCTCTCGGAGTTCATCCGCCCCGAGGTAATGGATCTTCCCCCAATGCGGCCGGCCCGAGTGGCGACGGAAGATCTCCTCGGCCGCCCGGAAATACGGTTCGTGATCGTCGCGGTAGTACCGGTGCACGGCCACGTAGGCGGACTCCCGACCGCTCGCGGTGGAGAGCCAGAGGTCGTCGGCCGCGGCGAACCGGATCTCGAGAGGGAAGGAAATCCTCCAGCGGCGCTCCTCGATGAGCGCGGCGAGTTCCTCGAGCACGGCCGGGAGGGCTGCGACCGGGAGGGCGTACTCCATCTCGGCGAACCGGACCGTGCGCGTGGTCGTGAAGACGCGGTGCGAGTGGTCCGCGAAGCGTCTCGAACCGGTGAGGCGCGTCGCCGCGCGGTTGAGACTCGGTACCGCCACCGGCAGCAGGGTCCCCGCCGCGCACACGGCCCGGTAGACGCCGTTCGCCATCAGGTCGTCGTCCACCCACCGCTTGACGGGAGCGAGGGGCGCGCGTGCGCTCCCGGTCGGCATCCGCGTGTTCGTCTTCGTCAGGGCGACACGCGTGTGGGGGAACCAGTAGAACTCGAAGTGGTCGACGCTGCGAGCGCGTCGCTCGGCGTCGGCGATCGTCGCCTCGAGCGGTTCGGGAGCCTCGACGGCGCTCAGGACGAAGGCGTCGACGCATTCGAGGGTGACGTCGACGAGCACTCCGAGTGCTCCGAGTCCGAGGGCGAACGCCGGTAGGAGCTCGGGAGACTCGTCCACCGAGATCCGTCGGAGGGAACCGTCCCCCGTCACGACGCTGACACCTCGCACGCGCCCCGCGAGACCGGAGAATCCGATCCCCGTGCCGTGAGTCCCGGTGGAGATCGCTCCGGAGATCGTCTGGCGGTCGATGTCGCCGAGGTTCTGCAGCGCCAGCCCGTGCGGCGAGAGCAGACGGGAGAGGTCCGACAACCGCGTTCCGGCCAGGACGGTCGCGAGGCGACGCTCGCGATCCACCTCGACGAGACCGCTGAGGTCGTCGAGTTCCAGCAGAACCCCGGGCGCCACCGCGATGCCCGTGAAGCTGTGGCCGGCGCCCGCCGCCTTGATGGGCAGCCCCGAGCCGGCGGCTGCACGCACCGCACGTTGCACGGCCCCGGGACTCGACGGCCGCTCGACACGGATCGGCCGCGCCGATTCCGTGCGGGCCCAGTTCCGCCACAGCGCTCCTGTCGCCGTCATACGAAGGTCTTCCCTTCTCCGCGGTAGGTGGGCAGCTCGTCCACGACGCTGAGCCGACCGTGTCCGTCGTCGTCCAGCAGCGCGAATCGATCGAGCCGTTCCGACAGCTCGCCCGACTTGGCGTGGCGGAACCAGACCCGGTCACCGATCCGGAGGTCCCGAGCGGCCGCACCGACGAGGGGCGTCTGCACCTCACCGGCGGACTCGCGGGGGATGAAGCGAAGTCCGGACGGCGAGACGGGTGTGGGGAGACGATCGGGGGCCGGTGGTCCCGACGCGATGAAACCGCCGCCGAGCACCGTCGCGACGTCGTCCGTCGGCCGGCGGACGACCGTCAGCCCGAAGCCGGCCGCGGGTGCCGGGCTGAAACGCGTGTAGGCGTCGAAGAGGCGGCCGGCGAAGATTCCGCTCCCCGCGGCGAGCTCGGTCACCGAGTCGTCACGCGTGGTGCGTTCGAGCGAACCGGTGCCCCCTCCGTTCACGAACTCGAGGGGAGCGAGACGGCGGACCCGCTCGACCGCGAGCCCCCTCCGTTCCACGAGCTCGGCCATCGAACGCCTCTGCATGTACGCCACCGCGGCGTTGTACGCACGGTTCGCCCCGCTGTCCGCGACACCGGCGATCTGGGCCTCGTAGGACATCACCCCGACGAGCACGAACCCTGGCCGATC
Proteins encoded in this window:
- a CDS encoding LemA family protein → MEWLIPVLIIVAVVAVIAIYFWVTYNSLVALGVRVDEAWSDITVQLKRRADLIPSIVETVKGYAAHERGVFENVTRARAETLSASGPVEASAAENHMQQALRSVFAVAEAYPQLQASQNYLQLQSELVDTEDKIQASRRFFNGGVRELNTKIKVFPNNLVARQLGFTGRDFFEVADGAAIAEPPRVQF
- a CDS encoding D-arabinono-1,4-lactone oxidase — its product is MTATGALWRNWARTESARPIRVERPSSPGAVQRAVRAAAGSGLPIKAAGAGHSFTGIAVAPGVLLELDDLSGLVEVDRERRLATVLAGTRLSDLSRLLSPHGLALQNLGDIDRQTISGAISTGTHGTGIGFSGLAGRVRGVSVVTGDGSLRRISVDESPELLPAFALGLGALGVLVDVTLECVDAFVLSAVEAPEPLEATIADAERRARSVDHFEFYWFPHTRVALTKTNTRMPTGSARAPLAPVKRWVDDDLMANGVYRAVCAAGTLLPVAVPSLNRAATRLTGSRRFADHSHRVFTTTRTVRFAEMEYALPVAALPAVLEELAALIEERRWRISFPLEIRFAAADDLWLSTASGRESAYVAVHRYYRDDHEPYFRAAEEIFRRHSGRPHWGKIHYLGADELRELYPHFDDFVGLRNEVDPRRVFANAYLDRVLGP
- a CDS encoding alanine racemase, with product MPLSLEPIGPRASADRAPWRDGQAYWGAIGAATHDLDAPVGVLHSGALRFNAHDIVRRAEGKPVRIASKSLRVRSVVESLLRLDGFAGVLAYTLPEALWLADTIDDIVVGYPTADRAAIDRLVLSPEAAARVTLMIDSVDHLDLIDAVRAPSERETVRICVELDASWRSGGPLGTVGVHRSPLHTADDLERVARAVVDRPGFVLVGVMSYEAQIAGVADSGANRAYNAAVAYMQRRSMAELVERRGLAVERVRRLAPLEFVNGGGTGSLERTTRDDSVTELAAGSGIFAGRLFDAYTRFSPAPAAGFGLTVVRRPTDDVATVLGGGFIASGPPAPDRLPTPVSPSGLRFIPRESAGEVQTPLVGAAARDLRIGDRVWFRHAKSGELSERLDRFALLDDDGHGRLSVVDELPTYRGEGKTFV